A genomic window from Halomonas sp. LR3S48 includes:
- a CDS encoding Na(+)-translocating NADH-quinone reductase subunit C, with product MAQSNNSIKKILTVAFALCIVCSVIVSTAAVALRPKQQLNQELDRKTNILSVANLYEPGMDVESAFGDVTPRVVDMRTGEYTDEFDPETFDHFQAARDPATGRTLSGDRDIAGLSRVENYATVYLVGDPEDPDQIILPIRGQGLWGLMRGFLSVEGDGNTIVGITYYDHSETPGLGAEVNNPRWQAQWEGKQIYSDEAELAPAIHLTKGGANDETEIDALSGATLTSNGVTNMLQFWLSPEGFGTYLARFRSGVDQEEVQEADVELEAEA from the coding sequence ATGGCTCAGAGCAATAACTCCATCAAGAAGATTCTCACGGTGGCGTTCGCACTCTGTATCGTGTGTTCGGTTATCGTGTCGACCGCGGCGGTGGCGCTGCGGCCCAAGCAACAGCTCAATCAGGAGCTTGATCGCAAGACCAACATCCTGAGCGTAGCCAACCTGTACGAGCCGGGCATGGATGTCGAATCGGCATTCGGCGACGTGACTCCGCGCGTCGTGGATATGCGTACCGGTGAATATACCGACGAGTTCGACCCGGAGACCTTCGACCACTTTCAGGCAGCGCGTGATCCGGCTACAGGACGTACTCTGTCGGGCGATCGCGATATTGCCGGCCTGAGCCGTGTCGAGAATTATGCCACCGTCTATCTTGTCGGCGACCCCGAAGATCCGGATCAGATCATCCTGCCGATTCGCGGGCAAGGCCTGTGGGGATTGATGCGCGGTTTCCTGTCGGTGGAAGGTGATGGCAATACGATCGTCGGTATTACCTACTATGACCATAGTGAAACCCCGGGGCTCGGCGCGGAGGTCAACAACCCACGCTGGCAAGCCCAGTGGGAAGGCAAGCAGATCTACTCCGACGAGGCAGAGCTGGCCCCGGCCATCCATCTGACCAAGGGCGGCGCCAACGACGAGACCGAGATCGATGCGCTGTCCGGCGCGACGTTGACCAGCAACGGTGTCACCAACATGCTGCAGTTCTGGTTGAGTCCGGAGGGCTTCGGTACTTACTTGGCGCGCTTCCGTAGCGGAGTCGACCAGGAAGAAGTGCAGGAAGCCGACGTCGAACTCGAAGCTGAAGCTTAA
- a CDS encoding glyceraldehyde-3-phosphate dehydrogenase, translating to MSQQPLETVFQEWHDNQALAEQMIPLIGSLYRHNNVVTTLYGRSLFNRSVIRILKDHRFVRKVEGTELSVQDTLPLVQAMTELNLGPAHVDVGKLGVAFKKRGGGDAKAFLREELAEIVDTHDPSGSNGQSKDVVLYGFGRIGRLLARVLVEKAGGGNLLRLRAIVVRGRGDIAKDLEKRASLLRRDSVHGPFDGTISVDTEARTITANGNVIQVIYADKPSDIDYTAYDIDNAVVVDNTGIWRDEAGLGQHLECKGVSKALLTAPGKGDIKNIVFGINHGDIAADDNILSAASCTTNAIVPVLKVLNDEYGIECGHVETVHAYTNDQNLIDNYHKGDRRGRSAPLNMVLTETGAAKAVAKALPELSGKLTGNAIRVPIPNVSMAILNLTLGRETDAEALNDYLRRMSIDSSYQKQIDYVDSPEVVSSDFVGNRHAGIVDAKATIASGKQAVLYVWYDNEFGYSCQVVRILQHISNVHFLKLPRAHA from the coding sequence GTGAGTCAGCAACCCCTCGAGACCGTCTTCCAGGAATGGCACGACAATCAGGCGCTGGCCGAACAGATGATCCCGCTGATCGGCAGCCTTTATCGTCACAACAACGTGGTCACCACCCTTTATGGGCGCTCGCTGTTCAACCGCTCGGTGATCCGGATCCTGAAGGACCACCGTTTCGTCAGGAAGGTTGAAGGCACCGAACTCTCGGTGCAGGATACCCTGCCCCTGGTCCAGGCCATGACCGAGCTCAATCTGGGACCGGCTCATGTCGACGTAGGCAAGCTGGGCGTGGCCTTCAAGAAGCGCGGCGGCGGCGATGCCAAGGCCTTCTTGCGTGAAGAACTCGCCGAGATCGTCGACACTCACGACCCAAGCGGCAGCAACGGTCAGTCCAAGGACGTGGTGCTCTACGGCTTCGGTCGCATCGGCCGCCTGCTGGCGCGGGTGCTGGTGGAGAAGGCCGGCGGCGGCAACCTGTTGCGCCTGCGCGCCATTGTCGTGCGTGGCCGGGGCGATATCGCCAAGGACCTGGAGAAGCGGGCCAGCCTGCTGCGTCGCGATTCGGTCCATGGCCCGTTCGATGGCACCATCAGCGTCGATACCGAGGCGCGCACCATTACCGCCAACGGCAATGTCATCCAGGTCATCTACGCCGACAAGCCCAGCGACATCGACTACACCGCCTACGACATCGACAATGCCGTGGTGGTCGACAATACCGGCATCTGGCGCGATGAGGCAGGCCTGGGCCAGCACCTGGAATGCAAGGGTGTCTCGAAGGCGCTGCTGACCGCGCCGGGCAAGGGTGACATCAAGAACATCGTCTTCGGTATCAACCACGGCGACATCGCGGCGGACGACAATATCCTGTCGGCAGCCTCATGTACGACCAACGCCATCGTGCCGGTGCTCAAGGTGCTCAACGACGAGTATGGCATCGAGTGTGGCCACGTCGAGACGGTGCACGCCTACACCAACGACCAGAACCTGATCGACAACTACCACAAGGGCGATCGCCGCGGGCGCAGTGCGCCGCTCAACATGGTGCTGACCGAGACCGGTGCCGCCAAGGCGGTGGCCAAGGCGTTGCCGGAACTCTCCGGCAAGCTGACCGGCAACGCCATCCGCGTGCCGATCCCCAATGTCTCCATGGCGATCCTCAACCTGACCCTGGGGCGCGAGACCGACGCCGAGGCGCTCAACGACTACCTGCGTCGCATGTCGATCGACTCCTCCTACCAGAAGCAGATCGATTACGTCGATTCGCCCGAGGTGGTGTCGTCCGACTTCGTCGGCAACCGCCATGCCGGAATTGTCGATGCCAAGGCGACCATCGCCAGTGGCAAGCAAGCGGTGCTCTACGTGTGGTACGACAACGAGTTCGGCTACAGCTGCCAGGTGGTGCGCATCCTGCAGCATATCTCCAACGTGCATTTCCTGAAGTTGCCCCGCGCTCACGCCTGA
- a CDS encoding FAD:protein FMN transferase: MIPFALGRLSGLAPSGPARLLLALLAAVALSACRDHSNEHLIQGTALGTGYHITLYADLDQEQVAELEAGIQGELATLERQRDGLLRALDAAFGRFWLPSSKLRHEADRVAHSLAVDRLALWLGENRFAAVMVEVGGVMRGLGVPPTGGWRLSLEQAGLSAPDGARHVRLENAALVHRFARQDVVPLVTLATPLAVSVVAPSASEAMRQATQLLHANPEDAVLLAEGMDSAARVVVKTPQGIEIHHTAALEPWLEP; this comes from the coding sequence ATGATCCCCTTCGCCCTAGGGCGACTCTCCGGGCTGGCTCCCAGTGGGCCGGCCCGGCTCCTTCTAGCGCTGTTGGCGGCCGTGGCTCTCAGCGCTTGCCGTGACCACAGCAACGAGCATCTCATCCAGGGCACGGCTCTGGGAACGGGATACCACATCACCCTGTATGCCGACCTGGATCAGGAGCAGGTCGCTGAACTCGAAGCCGGCATACAAGGTGAACTGGCAACTCTCGAACGGCAGCGAGACGGGCTCCTTCGCGCGCTGGATGCCGCCTTTGGACGGTTCTGGCTACCCTCGTCAAAGCTTCGGCATGAAGCGGATCGTGTGGCGCATTCGCTGGCCGTCGATCGCTTGGCGCTATGGCTCGGCGAGAATCGTTTCGCTGCCGTGATGGTCGAGGTCGGGGGCGTGATGCGCGGCCTGGGTGTGCCACCCACGGGTGGCTGGCGCCTGTCGCTTGAGCAGGCCGGGCTGTCCGCGCCGGATGGGGCCCGACACGTGCGTCTTGAGAATGCCGCGCTGGTGCACCGCTTCGCACGCCAGGATGTGGTTCCACTGGTCACGTTGGCGACTCCGCTGGCAGTGAGTGTCGTCGCGCCAAGTGCCAGCGAGGCCATGCGGCAGGCAACGCAGCTGCTGCATGCCAATCCAGAGGACGCGGTGTTACTGGCCGAGGGCATGGATAGTGCTGCCAGGGTTGTTGTCAAGACACCACAGGGTATCGAAATCCATCATACCGCGGCTCTCGAGCCCTGGCTCGAGCCCTAG
- a CDS encoding NADH:ubiquinone reductase (Na(+)-transporting) subunit B gives MMGIRQTLDNLEPHFHKGGKYEKWYPLFEAVDTIFYSPPSVTKTTAHVRDGIDLKRIMITVWLCTFPAMFFGMWNAGWLANSAIADGYASMDGWREAILMVLASGHDPDSLWANFVLGATYFLPIYLVTFVVGGFWEVLFAVKRGHEVNEGFFVTSVLYALVLPATIPLWQVALGITFGVVIGKEIFGGTGKNFLNPALTGRAFLYFAYPAHISGDAVWVAADGYTGATPLSIAFQEGMADLTSQYSWWDAFIGYLPGSVGEVSTLAIFIGAAVLLWTKIASWRIMLGCLLGMVGTSLLFNLVGSESNPMFAMPWYWHLVIGGFAFGMVFMATDPVSASMTNPGRLIFGILIGVMTVLIRVVNPAFPEGIMLAILFANLFAPLIDHFFVQANIKRRMRRVGAPVEEGV, from the coding sequence ATGATGGGTATCCGACAGACACTCGACAATCTCGAACCGCACTTCCACAAGGGTGGCAAGTACGAGAAGTGGTACCCGCTCTTCGAAGCGGTCGACACCATCTTCTACTCTCCGCCCAGCGTGACCAAGACCACGGCCCACGTGCGCGACGGTATCGATCTCAAGCGCATCATGATCACCGTGTGGCTATGTACCTTTCCGGCCATGTTCTTCGGTATGTGGAACGCCGGCTGGCTGGCCAACAGCGCCATCGCCGACGGTTATGCCTCCATGGACGGTTGGCGCGAAGCCATTCTCATGGTGCTTGCCTCCGGTCATGATCCGGACAGCCTGTGGGCCAACTTCGTGCTCGGTGCGACCTACTTCCTGCCGATCTATCTGGTGACCTTCGTGGTCGGTGGCTTCTGGGAAGTGCTGTTTGCCGTCAAGCGTGGCCATGAGGTCAACGAGGGGTTCTTCGTCACCTCCGTGCTGTATGCCCTGGTCCTGCCGGCCACCATTCCGCTGTGGCAGGTGGCGCTGGGCATCACCTTCGGCGTGGTGATCGGCAAGGAAATCTTCGGCGGCACCGGCAAGAACTTCCTCAACCCGGCACTGACCGGCCGTGCCTTCCTGTATTTCGCTTACCCGGCGCATATTTCGGGCGATGCGGTGTGGGTGGCTGCCGACGGCTACACCGGTGCGACCCCGCTCTCCATCGCCTTCCAGGAGGGCATGGCGGACCTGACCTCGCAGTACAGCTGGTGGGATGCCTTCATCGGTTACCTGCCCGGCTCTGTCGGTGAGGTTTCGACGTTGGCCATCTTCATCGGTGCTGCGGTGCTGCTGTGGACCAAGATCGCTTCCTGGCGAATCATGCTGGGATGTCTGCTCGGCATGGTGGGGACCAGCCTGCTCTTCAATCTGGTCGGCTCCGAGAGCAACCCGATGTTCGCCATGCCCTGGTACTGGCACCTTGTCATCGGCGGCTTCGCCTTCGGCATGGTGTTCATGGCGACCGATCCGGTATCGGCTTCCATGACCAACCCGGGGCGTCTGATCTTCGGCATCCTGATCGGCGTGATGACCGTGCTGATCCGTGTGGTCAACCCGGCGTTTCCTGAGGGGATCATGCTGGCGATCCTGTTCGCCAACCTGTTCGCGCCGCTGATCGATCACTTCTTTGTTCAGGCCAACATCAAGCGCCGTATGCGGCGTGTCGGTGCACCGGTCGAGGAGGGAGTCTGA
- the nqrF gene encoding NADH:ubiquinone reductase (Na(+)-transporting) subunit F, translating into MVGTSIILLGVFMFTVVVIGLVVVILAARSKLVSTGDVSIEINGDPEHTITTQAGGKLLNTLAANGIFLSSACGGGGSCAQCKCRVEEGGGSILPTEESHFTLREKKEGWRLSCQVPVKQDMKIEVPEEVFGVKKWECEVIANPNVATFIKELNLKLPEGEEVAFRAGGYVQLVAPPYDIKFSDFDIEEEYRGDWEKFDLFKLSHKNTEEVIRAYSMANYPEEKGILKFNIRIATPPPGTNHPPGLMSTYVFSLKSGDKVTVMGPFGEFFAKDTDAEMVFVGGGAGMAPMRSHIFDQLKRLDSKRKITFWYGARSWRETFYNDEYDKLAEEHSNFEWHLALSDPQPEDNWTGPTGFIHNVLYENYLKDHPAPEDCEYYMCGPPMMNASVIKMLLDLGVEPENILLDDFGG; encoded by the coding sequence ATGGTTGGAACATCTATCATCTTGCTCGGTGTGTTCATGTTCACCGTGGTCGTCATCGGCCTCGTCGTGGTGATCCTGGCAGCCCGCAGCAAGCTCGTCAGTACCGGCGACGTTTCCATCGAGATCAACGGCGACCCGGAACACACCATTACCACCCAGGCGGGTGGCAAGCTGCTCAATACCCTGGCGGCCAACGGCATCTTCCTCTCTTCCGCCTGTGGCGGCGGCGGCTCTTGTGCTCAGTGCAAGTGCCGGGTTGAGGAGGGCGGCGGCTCCATCCTGCCCACCGAGGAGTCCCACTTCACCCTGCGTGAGAAGAAGGAGGGTTGGCGTCTCTCCTGCCAGGTGCCGGTGAAGCAGGACATGAAGATCGAGGTGCCCGAAGAAGTTTTCGGCGTCAAGAAGTGGGAGTGCGAGGTCATCGCCAACCCCAACGTGGCGACCTTCATCAAGGAGCTCAACCTCAAGCTGCCCGAGGGCGAGGAAGTGGCCTTCCGCGCCGGCGGCTATGTCCAGCTGGTGGCACCGCCCTACGACATCAAGTTCTCCGACTTCGACATCGAAGAGGAGTATCGCGGCGACTGGGAAAAGTTCGACCTGTTCAAGCTTTCCCACAAGAACACCGAGGAAGTCATTCGCGCCTACTCCATGGCGAACTATCCCGAAGAGAAAGGCATCCTCAAGTTCAATATCCGTATCGCCACACCGCCTCCCGGCACCAACCATCCGCCAGGCCTGATGTCGACCTACGTCTTCAGTCTGAAGTCGGGCGACAAGGTGACGGTGATGGGGCCCTTCGGCGAGTTCTTCGCCAAGGACACCGATGCCGAGATGGTCTTCGTCGGCGGTGGCGCGGGCATGGCGCCGATGCGCAGCCATATCTTCGACCAGCTCAAGCGTCTTGATTCCAAGCGCAAGATCACCTTCTGGTATGGTGCTCGTTCCTGGCGCGAGACCTTCTACAACGACGAGTACGACAAGCTGGCCGAGGAGCACTCCAACTTCGAGTGGCACCTGGCTCTCTCCGACCCACAGCCCGAAGACAACTGGACTGGGCCGACCGGGTTCATCCACAACGTGCTGTACGAGAACTACCTCAAGGACCATCCGGCTCCCGAGGATTGTGAGTACTACATGTGTGGGCCGCCCATGATGAACGCATCCGTCATCAAGATGCTGCTCGACCTGGGCGTCGAACCCGAGAACATTCTGCTGGACGACTTTGGCGGATGA
- the nqrM gene encoding (Na+)-NQR maturation NqrM, whose protein sequence is MTTFLVVLGFMLLIMAAMAIGVIMGRKPIAGSCGGLNKLGLKEGCDICGGKDEICEEENRKRKGDPVSARRSSDESRGADLGYDATRR, encoded by the coding sequence ATGACCACTTTTCTCGTCGTACTGGGCTTCATGCTGTTGATCATGGCGGCCATGGCCATCGGCGTGATCATGGGGCGTAAGCCCATCGCCGGATCCTGTGGCGGACTCAACAAGTTGGGCCTCAAGGAAGGCTGTGACATCTGCGGGGGCAAGGACGAGATATGCGAGGAGGAGAACCGCAAGCGCAAGGGCGACCCGGTCAGTGCGCGCCGTTCGAGCGATGAGAGTCGTGGTGCCGACCTGGGCTATGACGCCACCCGCCGCTAG
- a CDS encoding Na(+)-translocating NADH-quinone reductase subunit A — protein MIEVKKGLDLPIMGTPEPRIEDARPVRHVAVLGTDYVGMKPTMEVREGDKVKLGQLLFTDKKNPGVRFTAPAAGEVVAINRGEKRKLLSVVIQVDENEDAVEFTAHGRDKLGSLERQVVVDQLVESGLWTALRTRPFSRSPAIDSEPADIFVTAIDTHPLCANPADIIAEQAEAFEDGLKVLSNLTQGKVFLCTAPDARIPGGDVAGVQVETFGGPHPAGLVGTHIHFLSPVALHKRVWHIGYQDVIAFGKLFAEGRLDMARIVAVGGPRAEKPRLLRTRIGASTEELLAGEILQPEDTRVISGSVFSGFTAEGSLRYLGRFHNQLTLLEEGNKRAFLGWLSPGSNRHSVLGIYLSKFKGLTNYAPNTSTNGSERAMVPVGVYEEVMPLDILPTQLLRTLIVGDIEAGMQLGCLELDEEDLALCTYVCPGKYEYGPILRDNLTMIEKEA, from the coding sequence ATGATCGAAGTCAAGAAAGGCCTGGATCTCCCCATCATGGGGACGCCCGAGCCGCGCATCGAGGATGCGCGGCCCGTGCGTCACGTGGCTGTCCTGGGCACCGATTACGTCGGCATGAAGCCGACCATGGAGGTCCGGGAAGGGGACAAGGTGAAACTGGGCCAACTCCTCTTCACCGACAAGAAGAACCCCGGCGTGCGCTTCACGGCGCCGGCTGCCGGCGAAGTCGTCGCCATCAACCGTGGCGAGAAGCGCAAGCTGCTCTCGGTCGTGATCCAGGTCGACGAGAACGAGGACGCGGTCGAGTTCACGGCCCATGGACGCGATAAGCTCGGGTCCCTCGAACGCCAGGTCGTCGTCGATCAACTGGTCGAGTCGGGGCTGTGGACGGCGCTGCGCACGCGCCCCTTCTCACGCAGCCCGGCCATCGACAGCGAGCCGGCTGACATCTTCGTCACGGCCATCGACACGCACCCACTTTGCGCGAATCCTGCCGACATCATCGCCGAGCAGGCCGAAGCCTTCGAAGATGGGCTCAAGGTTCTGTCTAATCTAACCCAGGGCAAGGTCTTCCTGTGTACTGCGCCCGACGCGCGGATTCCTGGTGGCGACGTGGCGGGTGTCCAGGTCGAGACCTTCGGCGGCCCGCATCCGGCCGGCCTGGTCGGTACGCATATCCACTTCCTGTCGCCGGTCGCCTTGCACAAGCGTGTCTGGCATATCGGTTACCAGGACGTGATCGCTTTCGGCAAGCTGTTCGCCGAGGGCCGGCTCGACATGGCGCGGATCGTCGCCGTGGGTGGGCCGCGGGCCGAGAAGCCACGCCTGCTGCGCACGCGGATCGGCGCCAGCACCGAGGAACTGTTGGCGGGAGAAATCCTCCAACCCGAAGATACGCGTGTGATTTCCGGCTCTGTGTTCTCCGGCTTCACCGCGGAAGGCAGCCTGCGCTACCTGGGCCGCTTCCACAACCAGCTCACTCTGCTCGAAGAGGGCAACAAACGCGCTTTCCTGGGCTGGTTGTCGCCGGGTAGCAACCGGCACTCCGTGCTGGGGATCTACCTGTCGAAGTTCAAGGGGCTCACCAATTATGCGCCCAACACCTCTACCAACGGTTCCGAGCGGGCCATGGTGCCGGTAGGTGTCTACGAGGAAGTGATGCCGTTGGACATTCTGCCGACCCAACTGCTGCGCACGCTGATCGTCGGAGACATCGAGGCGGGCATGCAGCTTGGGTGTCTGGAGCTGGATGAAGAGGACCTGGCACTGTGCACCTACGTGTGCCCGGGCAAGTACGAATACGGTCCCATCCTGCGTGACAACCTCACCATGATCGAGAAAGAGGCCTGA
- the nqrE gene encoding NADH:ubiquinone reductase (Na(+)-transporting) subunit E translates to MEHYISLFVASVFVENLALAFFLGMCTFLAVSKKVSAAIGLGIAVIVVLTISVPVNNVIYNALLAEGALTWTGIEGAENIDLSFLGLLSYIGVIAALVQILEMFLDKYVPALYNALGVFLPLITVNCAILGGVLFMVERNYGFGESVVYGLGSGVGWALAITALAGIRERLKYSDVPAGLQGLGITFITVGLMSLGFMSFSGIQL, encoded by the coding sequence ATGGAGCACTATATCAGCCTGTTCGTTGCCTCGGTCTTCGTCGAGAACCTGGCATTGGCGTTCTTCCTGGGCATGTGTACCTTCCTGGCGGTTTCCAAGAAGGTCTCGGCAGCCATTGGTCTCGGTATCGCGGTGATCGTGGTGCTGACCATCTCCGTCCCCGTCAATAACGTCATCTACAACGCGCTGCTGGCGGAAGGCGCGCTGACCTGGACCGGTATCGAAGGCGCCGAGAACATCGACCTGTCGTTCCTGGGTCTGCTGTCCTACATCGGCGTTATCGCCGCTCTGGTACAGATCCTCGAGATGTTCCTCGACAAGTACGTACCGGCGCTCTACAACGCCCTGGGCGTGTTCCTGCCGCTGATCACCGTGAACTGTGCCATTCTCGGCGGCGTGCTGTTCATGGTCGAGCGTAACTACGGCTTCGGCGAATCCGTGGTCTATGGCTTGGGGTCCGGCGTCGGCTGGGCACTGGCCATCACCGCGCTGGCGGGGATTCGCGAGAGGCTCAAGTACAGTGACGTGCCGGCCGGCCTGCAGGGCCTGGGCATCACCTTCATCACCGTGGGTCTGATGTCGCTGGGCTTCATGTCCTTCTCGGGCATACAGCTCTGA
- the sthA gene encoding Si-specific NAD(P)(+) transhydrogenase: protein MAVHNYDVVVIGTGPAGESAAINAAKHGKRVAVVEKQPVLGGNCTHWGTIPSKALRHQVKQIMQFNTNRMFRDIGEPRWFSFPRVMERSRITIDQQVEMRTKFYARNRIDLYSGVARFKDEHTLLVRDRQEALEELVAQTIVIATGSRPYRPADINFRHPRIYDSDTILSLSHTPRTLVIFGAGVIGCEYASIFSGLGVKVDLINNRDSLLSFLDDEISDALSYHLRKHGVLIRHNEEYERVEGDESGVVVYLKSGKKLRADAFLWANGRTGNTDELGLENIGLEANGRGQLQVDDHYRTAIRHIYAAGDVIGWPSLASAAYDQGLNACDELLERDYRFVNEVPTGIYTIPEISSFGRTERELTEAKIPYEVGQAFFKDTARAQITGDTVGMLKILFHQDTLEIYGIHCFGDQASEIVHIGQAIMQQKGEANTLKYFVNTTFNYPTMAEAYRVAAQNGLNRVF from the coding sequence ATGGCAGTCCATAACTACGACGTGGTGGTGATCGGTACCGGGCCCGCCGGAGAAAGCGCCGCCATCAACGCCGCCAAGCACGGCAAGCGGGTTGCTGTCGTGGAGAAGCAGCCGGTCCTGGGGGGCAATTGCACCCACTGGGGCACCATTCCCTCCAAGGCGCTGCGGCACCAAGTCAAGCAGATCATGCAGTTCAATACCAACCGCATGTTCCGCGACATCGGCGAACCGCGCTGGTTCTCCTTTCCCAGGGTCATGGAGCGTTCGCGTATCACTATCGACCAGCAGGTCGAGATGCGCACCAAGTTCTACGCTCGCAATCGCATTGACCTCTATAGCGGTGTGGCACGCTTCAAGGACGAGCATACCCTGCTGGTGCGTGACCGGCAGGAGGCGCTGGAGGAGCTGGTCGCGCAGACGATCGTCATTGCCACGGGCTCGCGTCCCTATCGTCCCGCCGACATCAATTTCCGCCACCCACGAATCTACGATTCGGACACCATACTCAGCCTATCGCATACGCCGCGTACGCTGGTTATCTTCGGTGCGGGCGTTATTGGCTGTGAGTATGCGTCGATCTTTTCGGGGCTCGGGGTCAAGGTCGATTTGATCAACAATCGGGATAGCCTGCTCTCGTTTCTCGACGACGAAATCTCCGATGCGCTCTCCTACCACCTGCGCAAGCATGGCGTGCTGATCCGCCACAACGAAGAGTACGAGCGGGTCGAGGGCGACGAATCGGGTGTCGTGGTCTATCTCAAGTCCGGCAAGAAGTTACGTGCCGATGCCTTCCTGTGGGCCAACGGACGGACCGGTAATACCGACGAGCTGGGCCTGGAGAATATCGGGCTGGAAGCCAACGGCCGCGGCCAGCTTCAGGTCGACGACCATTACCGTACCGCTATCCGCCATATCTACGCCGCAGGTGATGTCATTGGCTGGCCGAGCCTGGCGAGTGCCGCTTACGACCAGGGGCTCAATGCCTGCGATGAATTGCTCGAACGGGACTACCGCTTCGTCAACGAGGTGCCGACGGGTATCTACACCATCCCCGAAATCAGTTCCTTCGGTCGGACCGAGCGAGAACTAACTGAAGCCAAGATACCCTACGAGGTAGGCCAGGCCTTCTTCAAGGACACTGCCCGCGCCCAGATCACCGGCGACACGGTAGGTATGCTCAAGATCCTGTTCCATCAGGACACTTTGGAGATCTACGGCATCCACTGCTTCGGCGATCAGGCCTCGGAGATTGTCCATATCGGCCAGGCGATCATGCAGCAGAAGGGCGAGGCTAATACCCTCAAGTACTTCGTCAACACTACCTTCAACTACCCCACCATGGCCGAGGCCTACCGGGTAGCGGCCCAGAACGGGTTGAATCGGGTGTTCTGA
- a CDS encoding NADH:ubiquinone reductase (Na(+)-transporting) subunit D, with protein sequence MSAVTPKGVLTTPIFNNNPIALQVLGICSALAVTTSMSVSLVMALAVISVTAFSNLFVSLIRHHIPSSIRIIVQMTIIASLVIVVDQVLKAYAYEMSKQLSVFVGLIITNCIVMGRAEGFAMQNSPGLSFLDGVGNGLGYGVILMTVGFVRELLGSGSVFGFTILPTVQDGGWYVPNGLLLLPPSAFFIIGLIIWALRSTHPEQVEANEFKMKENTQPKEAV encoded by the coding sequence ATGTCCGCTGTGACTCCCAAGGGCGTCCTGACGACCCCGATCTTCAACAACAACCCCATTGCCTTGCAGGTACTCGGTATCTGCTCGGCGCTGGCGGTAACGACCAGCATGAGCGTTTCGCTGGTCATGGCGCTGGCCGTTATCTCGGTAACGGCCTTCTCCAACCTGTTCGTGTCGCTCATTCGTCACCATATACCGTCCTCGATTCGAATCATCGTGCAGATGACGATCATCGCCTCGCTGGTGATCGTGGTGGACCAGGTGCTCAAGGCGTATGCCTACGAGATGTCCAAACAGCTCTCGGTATTCGTCGGCCTGATCATCACCAACTGTATCGTGATGGGGCGTGCCGAAGGTTTCGCCATGCAGAACTCGCCCGGGCTGTCGTTCCTGGACGGTGTCGGCAACGGGCTGGGCTATGGTGTCATTCTGATGACCGTCGGCTTCGTTCGCGAACTGCTCGGTTCCGGTAGCGTGTTCGGCTTTACCATCCTGCCCACCGTGCAGGATGGCGGCTGGTACGTGCCCAATGGGCTGCTGCTGCTACCGCCGTCGGCGTTCTTCATCATCGGTCTGATCATCTGGGCGCTACGTTCTACTCATCCGGAGCAGGTCGAGGCGAACGAATTCAAGATGAAGGAAAACACCCAACCGAAGGAGGCGGTGTAA